Proteins encoded in a region of the Thermodesulfobacteriota bacterium genome:
- a CDS encoding HAD family phosphatase produces the protein MLRALIFDFDGVIADAEPVHMRAFQEVLGEEGLSLSRQEYYDKYLALDDKTFFRTALKDKGRDFDQKVIENLMARKSNYYDRLIKEEIVILPGVTDFVRNTAQRYRLAIGSGALRHEIEFILDHAGIKGMFCVITSAEDVENCKPAPDVFIKALERINDNSRPEPGIKPDECLVIEDSIAGIKAARAAGMKCLAVTNSYSAERLSQADMVVRSLEDVKMEDLEKLF, from the coding sequence ATGCTAAGAGCCTTAATTTTTGACTTTGATGGGGTTATCGCCGATGCGGAGCCTGTTCATATGAGGGCATTTCAGGAGGTTCTGGGCGAGGAGGGGTTGAGCCTTTCCCGACAAGAATACTACGACAAGTATCTGGCTCTCGATGACAAGACTTTTTTCAGGACTGCACTAAAGGATAAGGGTAGGGATTTTGACCAGAAGGTAATCGAGAATTTGATGGCTCGGAAATCAAATTACTATGACCGGCTCATAAAGGAAGAAATCGTAATTCTTCCCGGGGTTACGGATTTTGTGCGGAATACCGCTCAAAGATACAGACTGGCCATCGGATCCGGGGCGCTCAGGCACGAGATAGAATTTATACTCGACCATGCCGGAATAAAAGGGATGTTCTGCGTGATAACCAGTGCCGAGGATGTGGAAAATTGCAAACCGGCTCCCGATGTGTTTATTAAGGCACTCGAACGGATCAACGATAATTCAAGACCAGAGCCAGGAATTAAACCGGACGAGTGCCTGGTCATAGAGGATTCTATTGCCGGAATCAAGGCGGCCCGTGCTGCCGGAATGAAATGTTTAGCCGTTACAAACTCCTATTCGGCGGAAAGGCTTTCCCAAGCGGATATGGTGGTAAGAAGCCTTGAGGATGTGAAAATGGAAGACTTGGAGAAATTATTTTAA
- a CDS encoding sigma-70 family RNA polymerase sigma factor translates to MINRFVARREEALEIIEKAINDLPENYRIVLYLRDVEDKSSDEVANILGISVGTVKSRLHRARLFLRDKLSDYFYEWRG, encoded by the coding sequence TTGATTAATCGATTCGTCGCTCGCCGCGAGGAGGCGCTGGAAATAATAGAAAAAGCAATTAACGACCTTCCGGAAAATTATAGAATCGTTCTTTACCTGAGAGACGTCGAGGATAAATCCAGTGACGAGGTAGCAAATATTCTAGGAATTTCCGTCGGCACGGTAAAGTCAAGGCTACACCGGGCTAGGCTTTTCTTGAGAGATAAACTATCAGACTATTTTTATGAATGGAGAGGGTAA